One segment of Hemibagrus wyckioides isolate EC202008001 linkage group LG05, SWU_Hwy_1.0, whole genome shotgun sequence DNA contains the following:
- the lrrc47 gene encoding leucine-rich repeat-containing protein 47, which yields MAAENLAVWTEIEKAEKENRRELVLHGAAVDEKIKTSGGIHLRLYTLNLLNYLEISQCPSLRELHENIRNLSHLQSLILCRNKISAVPKSIGELKSLKVLDLSVNELQALPEEICSLSELTTLNVSCNSIAALPDGLSRCTKLSSINVGKNALVCLPEDLCSSKLELLNTVIASENSIEQLSTDIHNLLALKVLDLSNNKLSEIPFELADCPKLKDINFKGNKLKDKRLEKMVNGCQTKSVLDYLRVGGRGKGKGKQLDADGAEQSDRNRNVSKKKNAAKQRDKKGEEDAMDELKKMVVKILHISDSPSAMTVKVSTQVKDVRPYIVCCIVKGMNLKPGNALKRFLAAQTKLHDDICGKRTTATIATHDLSSLKGPLQYDARPPDVLRIVPLGRKEMKAGDLLKMLQQEADEQRKQKKRQNVSGLHKYLQLLDGKDHYPCLVDTDGHVISFPPITNSERTKIKKTTRELFLEVTSSTSLQTCKDVMDVLIIKMAELNKFTSDNREDPCSDDEADSASNPATDGLASAELSVVQVKVVDEEGNLKVLYPSKTDLTSDVRHLTIIR from the exons ATGGCGGCAGAGAATTTGGCTGTTTGGACAGAAATCGAAAAggctgaaaaagaaaacagacgaGAGTTGGTTCTTCACGGCGCTGCAGTCGATGAGAAAATAAAGACAAGCGGCGGGATCCACCTGAGGCTTTATACCCTGAACCTTCTCAACTACCTAGAAATCAGTCAGTGTCCGAGTCTGCGCGAGCTCCATGAAAACATTAGAAACCTGTCTCACCTGCAGAGCCTCATCCTCTGCAGGAACAAGATCTCAGCAGTGCCTAAAAGTATCGGAGAGCTGAAATCGCTGAAAGTCCTGGACTTGTCAGTGAACGAGCTGCAGGCTTTACCAGAGGAGATCTGTTCACTCAGCGAGCTGACCACGCTGAATGTGAGCTGTAACAGCATCGCGGCGCTTCCGGACGGGTTAAGCCGCTGCACCAAGCTGTCCAGCATCAACGTGGGGAAGAACGCGCTGGTTTGTCTTCCTGAAGACCTGTGCTCCTCCAAACTGGAGCTGCTTAATACCGTCATCGCGTCTGAAAACAGCATCGAGCAATTAAGCACTGACATCCACAACCTACTGGCGCTTAAG gtgTTGGACCTTTCCAACAACAAGCTCAGCGAAATCCCATTTGAGCTGGCTGACTGCCCCAAGCTGAAGGACATCAACTTCAAAGGCAACAAGCTGAAGGACAAGCGGCTGGAGAAGATGGTGAATGGCTGCCAGACTAAGTCGGTGCTGGACTACCTGAGAGTCGGGGGTCGAGGGAAAGGAAAGGGCAAGCAGCTCGATGCAGATGGTGCTGAGCAGAGTGACAGGAATCGTAATGTCTCTAAAAAGAAGAATGCTGCTAAACAGAGGGATAAAAAGGGGGAAGAGGATGCAATGGATGAGTTGAAAAAAATGGTTGTTAAAATCCTTCATATATCTGATTCCCCCTCTGCCATGACGGTGAAAGTCTCCACTCAGGTGAAGGACGTGCGGCCGTATATCGTGTGCTGCATCGTTAAAGGCATGAATCTGAAACCAGGAAATGCACTCAAGAGATTCTTGGCAGCTCAG ACCAAACTTCATGATGACATTTGTGGCAAAAGGACAACAGCTACTATTGCAACTCATGACCTGAGCTCACTGAAAGGCCCTCTACAGTATGATGCCAGACCTCCTGATGTTCTGAGG ATAGTTCCTCTGGGTCGTAAGGAGATGAAGGCCGGTGACCTGCTAAAGATGCTCCAGCAAGAAGCAGATGAACaaaggaaacagaaaaagaggCAGAATGTGTCAGGCCTTCACAA GTACCTTCAACTGTTGGACGGGAAAGATCATTACCCTTGCCTGGTTGATACTGATGGTCATGTGATCTCATTCCCTCCAATCACAAACAGTGAGAGGACAAAG atAAAAAAGACCACACGTGAGCTTTTCCTAGAGGTCACAAGCTCTACAAGTTTACAAACCTGTAAGGACGTCATGGACGTGCTCATTATA AAAATGGCGGAGCTGAATAAGTTTACCTCTGACAATAGAGAGGATCCCTGTTCAGATGACGAGGCGGACTCCGCCTCTAACCCAGCGACAGACGGCTTGGCCTCAGCTGAGCTGAGCGTGGTGCAGGTGAAGGTGGTGGATGAGGAGGGTAATCTGAAGGTCTTGTACCCATCCAAAACTGACCTGACCTCTGACGTCAGGCATCTGACCATCATCCGGTAA